The following are encoded in a window of Thermus antranikianii DSM 12462 genomic DNA:
- a CDS encoding GNAT family N-acetyltransferase: MWSFPQSLEGRYVRLEPLTLSHLPGFQAQFDPEVYRHMSHRVRGPEDLRAHLEALLSEPGRVNWAVFLGGELAGRISVIAPDPQNRKLEIGTLIFKPFWGSPANKEAKYLLLRHAFEVLLAERVQFKVDPLNLRSQRALESLGAVREGVLRRNRLLSDGRFRDDVVYSILREEWPRVKARLEEKLYGAFPGDTGGA; the protein is encoded by the coding sequence ATGTGGTCCTTTCCCCAGAGCCTCGAGGGCCGGTATGTCCGCTTGGAGCCCCTAACCCTCTCCCACCTTCCGGGCTTCCAAGCCCAGTTTGACCCCGAGGTCTACCGCCACATGAGCCATAGGGTAAGGGGGCCGGAGGACCTAAGGGCTCACCTCGAGGCCCTTCTTTCCGAGCCTGGCCGGGTTAACTGGGCCGTTTTCCTGGGAGGGGAGCTGGCTGGGCGGATCTCCGTCATCGCCCCGGATCCGCAAAACCGCAAGCTGGAGATCGGTACCCTCATCTTCAAACCCTTCTGGGGAAGCCCCGCCAACAAGGAGGCCAAGTATCTCCTCCTGCGCCACGCCTTCGAGGTGCTCCTTGCGGAAAGGGTGCAGTTTAAGGTGGACCCCTTGAACCTGCGAAGCCAAAGGGCCTTGGAGTCCTTGGGGGCGGTGCGGGAAGGGGTCTTGCGGCGGAACCGCCTTCTCTCGGATGGCCGCTTCCGCGACGACGTGGTCTACAGCATCCTGCGGGAGGAGTGGCCTCGTGTGAAGGCCCGGCTGGAAGAGAAACTGTATGGAGCTTTCCCAGGAGATACGGGAGGGGCTTAG